The genomic interval tagtggcaagaccttgtggcgaacctcATGGCGAAactagcggcaaagcttgtggcgaagctagcggcgaagcttgcggcaaagcttgtggcgaagctagcggcgaagctagtggcaagaccttgtggcaaagctagcggcaaggcttgtggcaaagctagcggcaaagcttgtggtgaagctagcggcgaagccttgtggcgaaccttgtggtgaagcctagtggcaagaccttgtggcgaacctcgtggcgaagctagcggcaaagcttgtggcgaagcttgcgGCAAaacttgtggcgaagctagcggcgaagctagtggcaaagctaggggcaagaccttgtggcaaagctagtggcaagaccttgtggcgaatcTAGTGgtgaagctagtggcaaagctagcgacaagaccttgtggcaaagctagtggcaagaccttgtggcgaaacttgtggcaaagctcgtggcgaagcttgtggcgaaagctagtggcgagaactAGAGAACTAGTggaaatccttgcggcgagcatcctaatgGCAAcctcccttgaagcaacatctcttacggcaacctaacttcacccgacaccgagctcgagtggaccccacatcacaaaattttaattgttgtattttggcaacaacaatttggcgccgtctgttGGAAActgcaacaaaaagccaatttcaacacaaaatgcCGAGAGAGACAAGATCAGCCAGTCGAGCGAGCTTGCTTGACCCCACCCGAAGGAGCACTCATACCAGGATGGGAGCCACGAAAAGCTCCCACCAGGCGAACTCTACAGTACTAGAATTTTCAGTAGATCACCCTAACAACGAAGTGCGTTCCGGGAACTTTCCTGtgctcgaatgcaaccataccgccggactggggggcatggagcgttcggagcaagaagaagaacacgTAGATGGATACGCGACAGGGCGAGGGgaacaagtcccacatacaGCGCCCCGCTAACCAAGAACAACACTCATTTggacagtcttcaattccaaatagaaacctcgtgggaacttcaagaatagctccacccacagtcttactctcagattatgaactattgcggaAGAACTTTGAGGAGCTTAAGCAGCAGAATAATGAGCTCAGGGTGAACAAttaggagaatatgagaagactacaggaggtcactgctttgttacgtgaactaagGCCGGACATTCATATTCCCCACATGGGATAAATCgatacaagggtagaacatcggaGATTCCAGGACAACCCTTCAAGAACCCCTCGGTAGGGGACAAGAATCAGAACTCCAGGGCTGAATAGTAAAGTTTCGAAAGTAACGAACTCGAGAAGGAAAAATTGCAGGAGGGTGAGAAAAGCTCCCAAGTATAGAGAGACAGTAGAAAACACCTACTCGGGAGTGCCCCAAGACCCATCTATTtgccaaaataaaaagaagcagGAAACACTCAGCGTGTCTGACattaaacgcctcatagaagaggtgctagaacaGAAGCAGGTAATAATGATACCAAAGGTAACTCCCTCGAAAGGATTCCCTCTATCTGAGGAACTCTAGAGGCGACCGGTGCAACCAGGGTTTGAACTACCACAACTCTCGGTATACTCAGGAAGGGAGGACCCCGAAAAACACTTACAACATTTTGTCGCAGTAgccgtgttacatggatggaatgaggtcactaggtgtaGGGTTTTCCCACTCTCCCTGGTAGGACAAGCTCagcagtggttcactgaattacgaacaggacatatacgatcattcgaacagttgaagaaagaatttctaAATGCATTCTCCGTCTAtctcccaaagaagaagagtgcaatatatctaatgagtttACAGCAGAAGTCGGAcgaatccctaaagcaatacatCGAGCGGTTTAGAGTTGCGAcacaggaagtaagggatctcccaatCGGATTGGCAGTGTCAGCCCTGCTAAACAGAACTACCTACACCCcacttagaagatccttagccttctccAAGCCAAATTCAGTGACTGAGTTGTTCGACCGAGCAGAACAATTTGTCACccaaatagaaattttggacgcaggggaaggtaatagaaaAGGAAGGGAAACCCAGCTCGAAGTGCGAAGAACCTTACGAAATCCAGAAGATGGTAGACACCAACAGGTACACACTACCGACACCACAGAGCAAGGCGATAAGAAAAGCTCGGAACACCGTgcacctcgagaggtacttccCGGCTTTAGCCTCAGGGGAAAGGACGAAGCACGAGACATAGAGTCAAGCCTATCGTCGGAAGCGTTCCTCGACCCGGTTAGAGGCCAGAATTATCTttgaattttccattgtaatgacatcccccgataaataaaagaatatatcccatgtattcTCATGGAGTAGACAAAattataagccgaaccacgtaaaatctacaggagcccagattatttgtatgtgtcttgCAGGTGTAGCAGCCCAAGCACAGCTCGCTTCCAATAGGTAAAGTCGCCTAGCTGCAATCTGGTGTCGATGACCACGGGATGGCTCGAgattaccagaacatccgacGCCTATGCCTGCAGACTCAcctggatccctcgtttgagttcggtgctatgcctttttggctagacccgactccttggttgatctggcgcctaggtctcccggcaaactcggatgtctggtaggaatcccgtgctagaccactagccaaacccagattccctgaggtagactggccctatGAAGGCgaaaaagaagtgaagtgatCACCTGATAGTTCCAGCATAAGACcgctcccgaaggtcaagtcaCTTAGTGGCAAtttggtgccgatgaccacgagctAGCCCGGGATCACTAGaggatccgatgcctatgcccgcagactcacccggatccctcatttgagttcggtgctatgcctttttggctagacccgactccttggttgatctggcgcctaggtctcccagcaaactcggatgtctggtaggaatcccgtgctggaccactagccaaacccagattccctgaggtagactggcccaaggaaggcatgaaaaGACAACAACCCTGTAATAACTCTGTCATGACCCCGCTTATCAGGGTTGAGCCACCCAGGTGGaatctggtgcctatgaccacgagttggcccaggatcaccagaacatccaaTGCCTATGCTCGCaaactcacccagatccctcgcttAAGTTAGGTGCTATGACTTTTTGCCTAGACCTAACTCCTTGGTAGATCtagtgcctaggtctcccggcaaacttggatgtctgACCGGAATCTCGTGCCGAACAACTGGCCAAACCCGGATTCCCTGAAATAGGCTAACCATGAAAGACGGACACGGAGAGCACAATAGCCAGAGCGTTATGACCCATCATGGTATCATCGGATGCTCCGGAGACTATGCCTGTGGGCTCGTTGGGATCCATtgactgagtccggtgctatgtTCCCGAGCTAGTCCCGACTCCTAAGCTGATCCGACGCCTAAACCTCTCGGTAAGCTCAGAAACCCGACTAGAATTCCATAGTGAAGTCTATCTACCAGGGGTATGATTGCCCAGAAATAATTTGGTACTTCAACCCCTAATCGAGGTAAGATCTTTTTGGGCATTCTGGAGCACCTGGTTAAGGCAAggtgctagacccgactccttggctaatattttttactcttcaattttgtctaagGACAAAATAGAAGAgtagggggcaattgttgtgccacgtgaaaagaaagaataaacaaaaaatcaaaaatcaaaaaagaaaaaagaagttgAAGAAAGCTGGCGGCAACAATTGCCGCCAGCTGGCTAAATTCGCGGTTGCCTCGCAGCCGCAAGTAACAGCAGCCGCAAGGTGCAACCTCGCGGCTGCATGAGGCTTGCGCAGCCTCGCGGCTGCATGCCGCGAGGTACAGCCTCGTGGCTATTTGCCGCGAGGTGCCTCGCGACTGTCTGCCGCGAGGAGCTGCTGCCTCGCGGCAATGCAGGCCGCCAGGCTGCCGCGAGGCCCGGCTGCCCGCGGCTAAGTCGTAACGAGCTCTCCCACTTTTTTTGGTTTGGCTTTGACCCATTCAGCAACCGCCACATATCGATaccagccacccttgagaatcgtgccctataaatacctagctacaggacattaatgagctccaacttcggtaaatcttatcactttgaatatactttgactattttttcgtgaatattcatcgggattcgggactgactttggcatcggagggccttcgcggggaagattcccgcgagccttctaacctattttctcagcattaacagggccgaatccttgtggcgaacctagcggcgaagcttgtggcaaagctcgtggcgaagctagcggcaaagcttgtggcgaagctagcggcaaaacTTGTGACGAAGCTAGCGacaaagccttgtggcgaaccttgtggcaaagctagtggcaagacctagcggcaaagcttgtggcaaagctcatggcgaagctagtggcgaacctcgtggcgaagctaacggcaaggcttgtggcaaagctagcggtGAAGCTTGGGGCAAAACTTGTGGCGACCCccgtggcgaagctagcggcaaagcttgtggtgaagcctagtggcaaagctagtggcaagaccttgtggcgaagctagtggcaaagctagtgacaagaccttgtggcgaacctcgtggcgaagctagcggcaaagcttgtggcgaagctagcggcgaaacttgcggcaaagcttgtggcgaagctagcggcgaagctagtggcaacgctagtggcaagaccttgtggcaaagctagcggcaaggcttgtggcgaagctagcagcaaagcttgtggcgaagctagcggcgaagcttgtggcgaagctagcggcaaagcttgtggcgaagctagcgacgaagctagtggcaaagctagtggcaagaccttgtgacaaagctagtggcaagaccttgtggcgaagctagcggcaaatcTAGCGGCAAGATCTtatggcaaagctagtggcaagaccttgtggcaaagctcgtggcgaaagctagtggcgagaactagcggcaaatccttgcggcgagcatcctaatgGCAACCTCCCTTGAAGTAatatctcttacggcaacctaacttcacccgacatcgagctcaagtggaccccacatcacaaaattttaattgttgtattttggcaacaacagtttccaaaatgcttttgagtggaaaAGTAATCCCTGACATGATTGTGGTGAGCTGGGTTCCTGTGTTGATATTAACCCTCTTGAGCCGAAGCAGTAACAATTGTTCCCGAGGTGTCGGGGAGATGTGCTGACTTTGCCTCTCTTAAGCTAAAACTGTATTGTGTTAACGTGTTAGTGTGTTGATGTTATCTCTAGAGAGATTGTTCTTCCCCTGTGATTGGGTTAAGCGCTATGAGGGATTTTCTTGGGGTGGGGTTTGTCGGGTTGTGCtggtttgtttcatgtcttgcatatattcatgaaaacgtgttttgaactctcatttagatgattcatcatttaatttggattatgtcTCGAAAAttattcaaacgtttcaagtGAAAGCAGTAGTGTAAAGGGAAAAGAGATTGTCGAGGAGTGACGACGATTAGAAAATAGTTTATAGTACGTCGCTTTCAATTATGTTGTATATTTGGATGACATCATGTAAAAtgatggtttggttttatagtTATGAATGAGATGGTTTCGATTATATAccatttgaggttttgatatagCTTCCGTAATTGAGATGTTTTACCTATCTTAGTTCATTAATCATTCTGAGTTGATATATTAAAAAGGTGTAACAAGATTGTTGGGAAATAATTTGTGTGTTGAGtttccattaaaaaaaatatatatcctgAAAATCTTACATTATGTAACACTATGGGAAACAGGGTGTTACAGTCAATCTGGTGGAGGGTGaaaaagagagtgagagtgtGGGAGAGAGTCAGAAAGTGAGGGTCGTTCTGGTGGAGGGCAAGTCAGAAAGTGAGGGTAATCTAAGTAGAGGGcgattttataatttacactgAAGgtgaatttgtaatttcataaaGAGTTGTCAACAAAGGTGTCAACCGCTTTGTTCATATAGTATTATCCATTGGAGATAGGATTATTGTATCTATTAGTAATGATTATAACTTTTATTTGAAACTAAATATGGAtcgagaagaaaaaatatttgtgCCTTCAAcccatgtatatatacatgataatgaatatttgtttataatttatgtatTGTGATTATATTTGcataattatttcaaattgaatgaatattgatataatgataaatatatgttAGTTGAGCTTACTTTTCTGGACACAATAATCTTATTCTGAGGTATTTGGGTAGGTAAGTCCATGCCAAGTCTATTGtcatttttccatttgaagacAACCATCTAAATGTGATTCGACCTTGCAAATCTCTCTTGATGTCTCTTTGATACAAATGCAAATATATTTAGCAAACAATTCctgtgttgtgttgtgttgtgtCGTGGATGCAGGGAAACTGTAGAACAGTATTCAGCAGAAGTGAAAAAACTTGCCACATCACTGTTTCAACTCATGGCAAAGGCACTGAAAATGGAAGACGGACTGATGGAGGAGCTGTTTGGGGAGGGAATCCAGTCGATGAGGATGAACTACTATCCGCCATTCCCCAAACCAGAGCAGGTCGTTGGCCTCTCCTCTCACTCCGACGCTAGCGCCCTCACCGTCCTCTACCACCTCAACGAAGTCGAAGGCCTCCAGATCAAGAAAAACGACATCTGGCTTCCGGTCAGGCCAATCCCCGACGCATTCACCATCAACGTCGGAGACGTCTTGGAGGTAATAAATCGCAAGTTATTTTCACGAATTTCTTTTTTCCCAATATATGAAGGAACCCTATCTTAATTGCTGCAGATCGTTACCAATGGAACGTACAAGAGCATCGAGCACAGGGCGGTGATTAACGCCGAGAAGGAGAGGCTCTCCGTTGCCACATTTCACGGCCCGAACCTGGATGGAGAATTGGGACCGGCGGCAAGCCTCGTCTCTCCTCAAACTCCAGCGTTGTTCCAAAGAGTTGGCGTCAAGGATTACCACCAGAAATTCTTCACCAACAAACTCGACAAGAAATCGAACGTCGATCGTTGGAGGATTAATCACATTCACAACGGTCGAAATGATTGACCGCTGCATCATTCTGCTTCTCAATGTCCGCTTGAACAGTTCGAATTCGAAGTAGTAGTATTGTAAATGGACCTTATAATTACTCCTCGTCCGAAAAGCTTTTTCATGGTGTGTGTGAGTTTGTAAGCTATAATATTGCTTGTTTGGATAATATCAAACAATAAATCATCATGTCCATAAGTTGTAGTAACTTTTTGTAATTAACATAATGCGATAGAAGCTTATCTTGATCCATTGaaagttgagcccgtaaaagaGTTTGCCGGTTGATGATGAGGAAAATGGAATTTGATTTCTTCCCCAACCTTAATAATGgacttaaaatataattagtgTAATGAGTCGGATAAGAAAAGGACCAAACtcttatttataatagtagaaataatctcatttgatatttaatttaataatctCATTACATTAATATCatcatatttgatatttaatttaattatctatttaGATGAACGTCATTATatctgataaaatattttttatctttgatttagaaaaaaaattcaaagactgaaatatttttgtctctGATTCTAAAAAATCATTAGAGacgacatttttttttatttctaatatcAAGTAAAATTCAgagacataaatatttttgtctttgacttcaaaaaaattcaaaaataaaattttttctgtctctaatatcaaacaaattttgagaggaaattttttatctcaaactttaaaaaaaaatcagaaatacAATTATATCAGAGACAAAAATATTCTGATTTCGTCTCTAATAAAGAAAAACTGtcagagataattttttttgtcgAACTATCAGAGTATTAGAGGCGCTTGAAAATGGTGAACTTATACGCGGACAAGGCCAAAATCAAGAGTGCACTCTTAGCCATGCTGGTTGGAATTTTCATTATATAATACTTTGATTAGTTTGATTTGGATCTTCTCTTCATCAGATATTGACATGCTTACATCTATtgtgaaaaactcaaaatgtGAACAGAGAGCTGAAACATGTACTTGGCTTGATTACTTacaatttattgatatatattgtgCTTTGTCTTCATTTGATAAAAACTATATTATTAGATATCATTTATGAATTATCATGGACACTACAAAGAAAGCATCAAGATATGGTGAATGCTATGAATTTGGTTAGAATAGCCAAACAAAGGATAATATGGAAAGATGGTTGCAATTCTTTATTAAAGAAAGTAGTTTATGACAAGCATGATTAAATGTCCTTAACATCGATGATATATATATTGCGTGAAGAAGGTCTTAACGTAATGTAATGTTGCAAAGAAGGTAACATATATGCATCATTATCAAGTTGAagtctttttgtatttttccctccttttttaaaatttcaagtgagccttaaatctctcaaaaaaacattttaaatccAAAAACTATggattcaaatatgaaattagtaGCGAGGTTTGGTGCCTGTGTATGCAGGGAAACCATGGAACAGTATTCAGCGGCAGTGAAGAAttcaacataaatataaattctatcataaaacataaatttcatcgtttattcaaaatataagagtttttttataaatataatttttaatataaaaaataattattcaatcaaacataaatataaattttatcattcattcaactaaatataaaattaaaaatgagattattcgtaATATGGTAGAAGTAGTGTCAATCGtggagaaaataagaaagattaGACTAAGATTAGaagtgttcaaaaaaattggtaGACCGCAGTTTCTGGCCAAATCGGCCATTTTTTTGAATTGGCAATCTGATTTGATTTCGAAAATTGTCAAACCACATGATTTGCGGTTAGCGATTTGGTAGACCGACGATTCGGTTCAAAACCAAACTGTCtgcatagatgatatataatttacatattatatataatatatataatattctaaaatttcaaaaatcaaattgcaAAATGTAATGcaatttggttcgattttctaCACCAAATCAAATCGCTTAGTTTGATTTGGTAGAAAATCGAGCTTGCAG from Diospyros lotus cultivar Yz01 chromosome 8, ASM1463336v1, whole genome shotgun sequence carries:
- the LOC127807487 gene encoding codeine O-demethylase-like isoform X1, coding for MSKAKLTGDSIWSQLPSVLELAKRPLNSIPDRYLHPQQDTPILFNSSSSSLPQIPVIDLQSLFSADSMASELHKLHSACKDWGFFQVINHGVSSELLEKVKVEIQGLFELPLEEKQKYRQKAPARSGFGRGIEGFGDPFVGSEEQKLDWSDLFGLVTFPNYSRNLELFPILPPSFRETVEQYSAEVKKLATSLFQLMAKALKMEDGLMEELFGEGIQSMRMNYYPPFPKPEQVVGLSSHSDASALTVLYHLNEVEGLQIKKNDIWLPVRPIPDAFTINVGDVLEIVTNGTYKSIEHRAVINAEKERLSVATFHGPNLDGELGPAASLVSPQTPALFQRVGVKDYHQKFFTNKLDKKSNVDRWRINHIHNGRND
- the LOC127807487 gene encoding codeine O-demethylase-like isoform X2 gives rise to the protein MSKAKLTGDSIWSQLPSVLELAKRPLNSIPDRYLHPQQDTPILFNSSSSSLPQIPVIDLQSLFSADSMASELHKLHSACKDWGFFQVINHGVSSELLEKVRVEIQGLFELPLEEKQKYWRKEGGREGFGQLFVVSEEQTLDWADVFTLVTSPNYLRNPELFPILPPSFRETVEQYSAEVKKLATSLFQLMAKALKMEDGLMEELFGEGIQSMRMNYYPPFPKPEQVVGLSSHSDASALTVLYHLNEVEGLQIKKNDIWLPVRPIPDAFTINVGDVLEIVTNGTYKSIEHRAVINAEKERLSVATFHGPNLDGELGPAASLVSPQTPALFQRVGVKDYHQKFFTNKLDKKSNVDRWRINHIHNGRND